One region of Natronorubrum aibiense genomic DNA includes:
- a CDS encoding PadR family transcriptional regulator, whose product MSEAQSISGEQSIARELTAFQNNILVILAKEPMYGLAIKRELEDYYGTEVNHGRLYPNLDELVDLGLVEKSELDKRTNQYSLTDDGYEAVLDGIQWTLSKVVTGDDRADEIGEIVENSY is encoded by the coding sequence ATGTCAGAGGCACAATCAATCAGCGGCGAACAGAGTATTGCACGCGAACTTACCGCATTTCAGAACAATATTCTCGTCATCCTCGCCAAGGAGCCGATGTACGGACTGGCGATCAAACGGGAACTCGAGGACTACTACGGGACGGAAGTAAACCACGGGCGACTCTACCCCAACCTCGACGAACTCGTCGACCTCGGCCTCGTGGAGAAAAGCGAACTCGACAAGCGAACCAACCAGTACTCGCTGACCGACGACGGCTACGAAGCCGTCCTCGATGGCATTCAGTGGACGCTCTCGAAGGTCGTTACGGGCGACGACCGCGCCGACGAAA